One window of Rasiella rasia genomic DNA carries:
- a CDS encoding PQQ-dependent sugar dehydrogenase, which translates to MKIHGLWLCCLIIFIGCNAPKKKEDVALSEAPKRTYSTVKVVDNLSNPWGMTWLPDGSMLITEKSGDLIHFKNGQKINIANVPDVYNRGQGGLLDIELHPNYAENGWIYFTYASQDGDGKGGNTKLSRAKLENDALVQLEDLYKATPNTTRGQHFGSRIEFDTEGFLYFSIGERGNRDVNPQDITRDGGKIYRLNDDGTVPKDNPFVGKEGIDAIYTYGNRNPQGMALHPTTAKVWIHEHGPKGGDEINIIEKGANYGWPVISYGVNYSGSSFTEITEKEGMKQPVYYWVPSIAPCGMDFVTSDIYPDWKGHLLVGSLKFNYVELVKLKGDKVIDREKIAEGIGRVRNVKEAPDGYIYIAVEGDGIYKVVPN; encoded by the coding sequence ATGAAAATACATGGGTTATGGCTTTGCTGTCTAATTATTTTTATAGGCTGTAATGCTCCTAAGAAAAAAGAAGATGTAGCGCTTTCCGAAGCACCAAAAAGAACCTACTCCACAGTAAAAGTAGTAGACAATCTTAGCAATCCGTGGGGGATGACATGGCTTCCAGATGGCAGTATGCTGATTACCGAAAAAAGTGGTGATCTTATTCATTTTAAAAATGGGCAAAAAATAAACATCGCTAATGTTCCTGATGTGTATAATCGCGGACAAGGAGGTTTGCTAGACATAGAACTTCATCCTAATTATGCCGAAAATGGTTGGATTTATTTCACCTATGCTTCTCAAGATGGCGACGGCAAAGGTGGTAACACCAAGCTTAGTCGTGCAAAACTTGAGAACGACGCTCTGGTGCAACTTGAAGACCTTTACAAAGCAACTCCAAATACTACACGAGGGCAACATTTTGGTTCGCGTATAGAATTCGACACAGAAGGCTTTCTCTATTTCTCAATTGGCGAACGTGGTAACCGCGATGTAAATCCGCAAGACATCACCCGCGATGGTGGCAAAATATACCGTCTAAATGACGACGGAACTGTACCTAAAGACAATCCATTTGTTGGCAAAGAAGGAATCGATGCCATTTACACCTACGGCAATAGAAATCCGCAAGGAATGGCGCTTCATCCAACAACAGCTAAGGTATGGATACATGAACATGGTCCAAAAGGAGGTGATGAGATAAATATCATTGAAAAAGGTGCCAATTATGGCTGGCCCGTGATTAGCTACGGGGTAAATTATAGCGGTTCATCATTCACAGAAATTACCGAAAAAGAAGGAATGAAACAACCCGTTTATTACTGGGTACCCTCTATTGCTCCCTGCGGTATGGACTTTGTAACAAGCGACATATACCCAGATTGGAAAGGACACTTGCTAGTAGGGTCATTGAAATTTAATTATGTAGAGCTTGTAAAACTGAAAGGTGATAAGGTTATAGACCGAGAGAAAATCGCCGAAGGTATTGGCCGTGTTCGTAATGTAAAAGAGGCGCCAGACGGTTACATCTATATTGCCGTTGAAGGTGATGGAATTTACAAAGTAGTCCCAAATTAA
- the udk gene encoding uridine kinase, which translates to MLIIGIGGGTGSGKTTVVQQIVEQLPEGEVCVISQDSYYKDTSHLPYEDRVKINFDHPNSIDFALLVQHLEELRKGQSFEQPVYSFVEHNRTKETVTTHPKKVIIVEGILILTHPEIRELFDIKVFVHADSDERLIRRLKRDIAERGRDLDEVLTRYQGTLKPMHLQFIEPSKEFADIIIPNNRYNTVAVDVIRKIVQQKLV; encoded by the coding sequence ATGCTTATAATCGGGATTGGAGGTGGTACAGGAAGCGGTAAAACAACCGTAGTACAGCAAATTGTGGAGCAACTGCCAGAAGGTGAAGTCTGTGTTATTTCTCAAGACAGTTACTATAAAGACACAAGCCATCTACCTTACGAAGATCGAGTGAAAATTAATTTTGATCACCCAAACTCTATCGATTTTGCCTTATTGGTTCAACATTTAGAAGAACTTAGAAAGGGACAGTCTTTCGAGCAGCCCGTATACAGTTTTGTAGAACATAATCGTACAAAAGAAACGGTCACCACCCACCCAAAAAAGGTGATTATTGTAGAAGGAATTCTTATATTAACCCATCCGGAGATTCGAGAGCTATTCGATATTAAAGTGTTTGTACATGCAGATAGTGACGAGCGTTTAATACGCAGGTTAAAACGAGACATAGCAGAGCGAGGGCGTGATTTAGACGAGGTATTAACCCGATATCAAGGCACACTAAAACCCATGCATCTGCAATTCATAGAACCTTCAAAAGAGTTTGCAGATATTATAATACCCAATAACCGGTATAATACTGTAGCCGTAGATGTAATACGTAAAATCGTTCAGCAAAAATTAGTCTAA
- the scpA gene encoding methylmalonyl-CoA mutase — protein sequence MSRKDLQNLTISNTHSAKQTSSSEVFQTAEDIDVKKTYSKEDVENLDHLNFVAGIAPNLRGPYSTMYVRRPWTIRQYAGFSTAEDSNAFYRRNLAAGQKGLSVAFDLATHRGYDSDHERVVGDVGKAGVAIDSVEDMKILFDQIPLDKMSVSMTMNGAVLPIMAFYIVAAQEQGITPEALAGTIQNDILKEFMVRNTYIYPPTPSMKIISDIFEFTSEKMPKFNSISISGYHMQEAGATCDIELAYTLADGLEYIRTGIAAGMDIDTFAPRLSFFWAIGMNHFMEIAKMRAARMLWAKMVKQFHPKNAKSLALRTHCQTSGWSLTAQDPFNNVARTTIEAAAAAFGGTQSLHTNALDEAIALPTDFSARIARNTQIYLQEETQINKTVDPWAGSFYVESLTHDIAEKAWKLIEEVEELGGMTKAIEAGIPKLRIEEAAARKQARIDGGQDIIVGVNKYQLEKEDPLQILDVDNQLVRKGQMERLEKIKATRDTAKVSEALKSLTHCAQTGEGNLLALAVDAARERATLGEISEALETVFGRYKAQIKSFSGVYSKEIKKDPQFEKARALANQFAEQEGRRPRIMIAKMGQDGHDRGAKVVATGYADVGFDVDIGPLFQTPKEAAQQAVENDVHILGVSSLAAGHKTLVPQVIEEMKKLGREDIMVIVGGVIPPQDYEFLFDAGAVAVFGPGTKISDAAIAILEILIGS from the coding sequence ATGAGCAGAAAAGACCTTCAGAACCTAACCATAAGCAATACCCATAGCGCAAAGCAGACGTCATCTAGTGAGGTTTTTCAGACAGCTGAAGATATAGATGTTAAGAAAACATATTCAAAAGAAGATGTTGAAAATCTAGACCACCTCAACTTTGTGGCTGGAATTGCTCCTAACCTTCGTGGCCCCTACTCCACAATGTATGTTCGCAGACCCTGGACCATTCGGCAATATGCAGGGTTTTCTACGGCAGAAGATAGCAATGCTTTTTATCGTAGAAATCTAGCAGCAGGGCAAAAAGGTCTTTCAGTTGCATTCGATTTGGCAACACATCGTGGGTATGATAGTGATCACGAACGTGTGGTAGGCGATGTGGGGAAAGCTGGCGTTGCCATAGATAGTGTAGAAGACATGAAGATTCTGTTTGACCAGATTCCGCTAGATAAAATGAGCGTCTCTATGACCATGAACGGCGCTGTATTACCCATTATGGCATTTTATATTGTCGCTGCCCAAGAACAAGGCATTACTCCTGAGGCGCTAGCTGGCACCATTCAAAATGATATTTTAAAAGAATTCATGGTGCGCAATACCTACATATATCCTCCTACCCCTTCTATGAAAATCATTAGTGATATTTTTGAGTTTACTTCGGAAAAGATGCCGAAATTCAACAGTATTTCTATTTCTGGCTATCATATGCAAGAAGCTGGTGCTACCTGCGACATTGAGTTAGCGTACACTCTTGCCGACGGACTAGAATACATACGTACGGGTATTGCGGCTGGCATGGACATAGATACCTTTGCCCCTCGCCTTTCGTTTTTCTGGGCAATTGGTATGAATCATTTTATGGAAATCGCCAAAATGAGAGCCGCTCGAATGCTTTGGGCAAAAATGGTTAAGCAATTTCATCCAAAAAATGCAAAATCTCTAGCGCTACGTACCCATTGCCAAACTAGTGGTTGGAGTCTTACAGCACAAGACCCATTTAACAATGTAGCCAGAACTACCATAGAAGCTGCTGCTGCTGCTTTTGGAGGTACTCAGAGTTTACACACCAATGCCTTAGACGAAGCCATTGCACTTCCAACCGATTTTTCTGCGCGAATTGCGAGAAACACACAAATATATTTGCAAGAAGAAACACAAATAAACAAAACGGTAGATCCTTGGGCAGGTAGTTTTTATGTGGAAAGTTTAACTCATGACATTGCAGAAAAAGCATGGAAGCTCATCGAAGAAGTTGAGGAATTGGGAGGCATGACCAAAGCGATTGAAGCAGGAATACCAAAACTGAGAATTGAGGAAGCCGCTGCGCGAAAGCAGGCTAGAATAGACGGCGGACAAGATATTATTGTAGGAGTTAATAAATATCAACTCGAGAAAGAAGATCCGCTTCAAATTTTAGATGTAGACAATCAGTTAGTGCGAAAAGGGCAAATGGAACGCTTGGAAAAAATTAAAGCAACACGTGATACAGCTAAAGTTTCCGAAGCACTAAAAAGTTTAACCCACTGCGCTCAAACAGGTGAAGGAAATTTATTAGCTTTAGCAGTAGATGCAGCGCGAGAAAGAGCTACACTTGGAGAAATAAGTGAAGCTCTAGAGACTGTATTTGGGAGATACAAAGCACAAATTAAATCGTTTAGCGGCGTGTATAGTAAGGAAATAAAGAAAGATCCACAATTTGAAAAAGCGCGAGCACTGGCTAATCAGTTTGCCGAACAGGAAGGGCGTAGACCTAGAATTATGATTGCCAAAATGGGGCAAGATGGTCATGACCGTGGTGCAAAAGTAGTAGCGACAGGCTATGCCGATGTAGGTTTTGATGTTGATATTGGTCCGTTGTTTCAAACCCCTAAAGAAGCGGCGCAACAAGCTGTAGAAAATGATGTACATATTCTAGGAGTCTCTTCATTAGCAGCCGGTCATAAAACACTGGTGCCACAGGTAATTGAAGAAATGAAAAAACTAGGGCGTGAAGATATAATGGTGATTGTGGGAGGTGTAATTCCACCACAAGACTATGAGTTTTTGTTCGATGCTGGGGCTGTTGCTGTATTTGGACCAGGCACTAAAATTAGTGATGCTGCCATTGCTATTTTAGAGATTCTCATTGGGTCTTAA
- a CDS encoding ArsR/SmtB family transcription factor — MGLSKTEIFTDRQNEISLISKVFGHPARVAILEHLFKIERCVCGDLVDEIGLAQPTISQHLKELKLLGLIKGNVEGTSVCYCIDTEQWVKMKAVMNQFLDQDLEKDARCC, encoded by the coding sequence ATGGGCTTGTCCAAAACAGAAATATTTACAGACCGACAAAACGAAATTTCGTTGATTTCCAAGGTGTTTGGTCATCCTGCGCGGGTTGCCATATTGGAACATCTCTTTAAAATAGAACGTTGTGTTTGTGGCGACTTAGTTGATGAAATTGGGCTAGCACAACCTACCATTTCGCAGCACCTTAAAGAATTAAAGCTTTTAGGTTTAATTAAGGGAAACGTGGAGGGTACAAGTGTTTGTTATTGTATCGATACAGAGCAGTGGGTTAAAATGAAAGCTGTTATGAATCAGTTTTTAGATCAGGATCTAGAAAAAGATGCGCGTTGCTGTTAA
- a CDS encoding FtsB family cell division protein, translating into MKWSELKQKRWFKIMGSTYVLIIVLFIIWMFFFDTNSYFIHKELDDDIKALEQNKEFYQKEIDKDKIFLEKMKDSNEIEKFAREKYFLKKEGEDIFIIENEDSIQQP; encoded by the coding sequence ATGAAGTGGTCAGAGCTTAAACAGAAACGCTGGTTTAAGATTATGGGAAGTACCTATGTGCTTATCATTGTGCTTTTTATTATATGGATGTTTTTCTTTGACACCAATTCATATTTTATACACAAAGAACTCGATGACGATATAAAAGCATTAGAACAAAACAAAGAATTCTATCAAAAGGAAATAGATAAAGACAAAATCTTTCTCGAAAAAATGAAAGATAGCAACGAAATTGAAAAGTTTGCTCGAGAAAAATACTTTCTGAAAAAAGAAGGCGAAGATATTTTTATCATCGAAAATGAAGATAGCATTCAACAACCCTAA
- a CDS encoding YdeI/OmpD-associated family protein — translation MERDIETFFAQDSTWQQEYVLLRNIVLATNLKEEFKWGKPCYTYKNRNVVLIHGFKEYCALLFHKGVLLKDSDKLLVQQTKNVQAARQLRFKNIKEISDQEKLITTYLFEAVEVEKAGLKVPMKKTTEYEVPNELVAAFSNNLALEKAFKALTPGRQRGYLLYFSAAKQAKTRELRIEKSIERIFEGKGPNDR, via the coding sequence ATGGAAAGAGATATTGAAACTTTTTTTGCTCAAGATAGTACGTGGCAACAGGAATATGTTTTGCTACGTAACATTGTTCTCGCAACCAATTTAAAAGAAGAATTTAAGTGGGGAAAGCCATGTTACACCTATAAAAATAGGAATGTGGTGCTTATTCATGGTTTTAAGGAGTATTGTGCATTGCTATTTCATAAGGGTGTATTGCTAAAGGATTCCGATAAGTTGTTGGTGCAGCAAACTAAAAATGTACAGGCGGCTAGACAGTTACGTTTCAAAAATATAAAGGAAATAAGTGATCAGGAGAAATTGATTACAACCTATCTCTTTGAGGCTGTTGAAGTTGAAAAAGCTGGCCTAAAAGTGCCAATGAAAAAAACTACTGAATATGAAGTACCAAACGAGCTGGTAGCGGCATTTAGTAATAATCTAGCGTTAGAAAAAGCTTTTAAAGCCTTAACGCCTGGTCGACAAAGAGGATATTTGCTGTACTTTTCAGCAGCTAAACAAGCAAAAACAAGAGAGTTGAGAATTGAGAAAAGTATCGAAAGAATATTTGAAGGAAAAGGACCAAATGATAGATGA
- a CDS encoding c-type cytochrome, which yields MKKTILISITALTIFACKNSEKKERIKIGSVQVSENTQQKTPLQESLDRGGLVYTDFCMQCHLANGAGIPGNFPPLANSNWLTDKLEESIRGVKYGQSGEIVVNGVTYNGVMAPMGLSNQEVADVMNYVMNNWGNTQETMLTEADVAKIEE from the coding sequence ATGAAAAAAACCATCCTAATCAGTATAACAGCGCTTACAATTTTTGCGTGTAAAAATTCAGAAAAAAAGGAACGTATAAAAATAGGAAGTGTTCAAGTTTCAGAAAATACACAACAAAAAACACCATTGCAAGAGAGCTTAGATCGCGGGGGCTTGGTGTACACAGATTTTTGTATGCAATGTCACCTGGCTAACGGCGCAGGTATTCCTGGTAATTTTCCTCCATTAGCCAACTCTAATTGGCTTACAGACAAGCTCGAAGAAAGTATTCGTGGTGTAAAATATGGACAAAGTGGTGAAATTGTTGTAAATGGGGTAACGTATAATGGTGTTATGGCACCCATGGGGCTAAGCAATCAGGAAGTAGCAGATGTTATGAATTATGTAATGAATAACTGGGGGAACACCCAAGAAACAATGCTAACCGAAGCAGACGTAGCAAAGATTGAAGAATAA
- a CDS encoding GNAT family N-acetyltransferase: MSKYNITTKRLGLRNWLPSDEAPFIEMCQDPAVMEHFPSTLTPTETLDLIHKLKNHYNEFGYTYFAVEVLDTKEFIGFTGLKNQFWESEYTPCIDIGYRLKKSAWGKGYATEAAQACLQNASLKFGIEEVLSFTTDTNTASELVMKKIGMHYVGTVQHPAIVGDKRFKHCVVYSTLNR; this comes from the coding sequence ATGAGCAAGTACAATATAACTACAAAACGTCTAGGACTTCGTAATTGGCTGCCCAGCGATGAAGCTCCATTCATTGAAATGTGTCAAGACCCGGCGGTTATGGAACACTTTCCATCTACACTCACCCCTACCGAGACTTTAGATCTTATACATAAATTAAAAAATCATTATAACGAATTTGGTTATACTTATTTTGCCGTAGAGGTATTAGACACTAAAGAGTTTATAGGCTTTACAGGCTTAAAAAATCAATTTTGGGAAAGTGAATACACACCTTGTATAGATATTGGGTATCGGCTTAAAAAATCTGCTTGGGGAAAAGGATATGCTACGGAAGCAGCACAGGCATGCCTACAAAATGCAAGTTTAAAATTCGGTATTGAAGAGGTCTTGAGCTTTACAACAGATACTAATACTGCTTCAGAACTAGTGATGAAAAAAATTGGAATGCACTACGTAGGCACCGTGCAACATCCTGCCATTGTTGGAGATAAGAGATTTAAGCATTGTGTGGTGTATAGCACACTTAATCGCTAG
- a CDS encoding methylmalonyl-CoA mutase subunit beta codes for MKIAFNNPNNVASTASKMSNSLYNDFEPVSAKQWKQKIQVDLKGADYNDTLVWQSLEGIHVRPTYHADDSDTNALTIPGHPLHWDITQHVFIDDASIANHLAIDALEKGAEAIFFTAETSFDKETVFANFPFEKATIYFDLKFLDQDFLKQLMAFLKTKKASVYYNIDILGNLIETGNWFQNLSKDHEILDALYQKHSTEHLLSVNTAVYQNAGATMVQQLAYGLAHANEYLNHFKTSANKTGLQITFTIATGSNYFFEISKIRALRILYAALAKEYDVEQTCHVIASPSKRNKTLYDYNVNMLRTTTETMSAVLGGANAVSNLPYDALYHKSNEFGERISRNQLLVLKKESYFDVVSNPADGSYYIESLTQQLAAKALELFKSIEKGGGLLAQLKEGTIQKKIKESAYKEQQWFNEGKLVLLGTNKYPNTADQMKHDLELYPFVKTNIRKTEIAPLISKRLSEKVEQERLDNEKE; via the coding sequence ATGAAGATAGCATTCAACAACCCTAACAACGTAGCTAGTACCGCAAGTAAGATGAGTAATTCACTATACAACGATTTTGAACCCGTTTCTGCAAAGCAATGGAAGCAAAAAATACAGGTAGATCTTAAAGGAGCCGACTACAACGATACGCTAGTTTGGCAAAGCTTAGAAGGAATACATGTACGTCCAACGTATCACGCAGACGATAGCGACACAAACGCGTTAACCATTCCAGGACACCCTCTTCATTGGGACATTACCCAACACGTTTTTATAGACGATGCTAGTATCGCAAACCATTTGGCTATAGATGCTTTGGAAAAAGGTGCCGAGGCAATTTTCTTTACTGCGGAAACTTCCTTTGACAAAGAAACGGTTTTTGCAAATTTCCCTTTTGAAAAAGCTACCATTTATTTTGATCTGAAATTTTTAGATCAGGATTTTCTGAAACAATTAATGGCCTTTCTGAAAACCAAAAAAGCCTCAGTATACTACAATATAGATATACTAGGTAATCTAATTGAAACTGGAAATTGGTTTCAAAATCTTAGCAAGGACCATGAAATTTTAGATGCGCTGTACCAAAAGCATAGTACAGAGCATTTGCTTTCTGTAAACACAGCAGTGTATCAAAATGCGGGTGCTACTATGGTGCAGCAATTGGCCTACGGTCTCGCGCACGCCAATGAATATTTAAATCATTTTAAGACTTCCGCAAATAAAACAGGTCTTCAAATTACCTTTACCATTGCTACAGGTTCTAACTATTTCTTCGAAATCTCAAAAATTAGAGCTCTGCGCATTCTGTACGCAGCACTGGCCAAAGAATATGACGTAGAACAAACATGTCACGTAATTGCCTCACCTTCTAAAAGAAATAAAACGTTATACGATTATAACGTAAACATGTTACGCACCACCACAGAGACTATGAGTGCGGTACTTGGAGGCGCTAATGCCGTTAGCAATCTTCCATACGATGCCTTGTACCATAAAAGCAACGAATTTGGCGAACGTATTTCTCGTAATCAACTTTTAGTGCTTAAGAAGGAAAGTTATTTCGATGTCGTTTCAAATCCAGCAGATGGTAGTTATTATATTGAAAGCTTAACCCAACAGCTCGCTGCCAAAGCACTTGAGCTATTCAAGAGTATTGAAAAGGGCGGCGGACTTCTAGCACAATTAAAAGAAGGAACTATTCAGAAAAAAATAAAAGAAAGCGCATATAAAGAACAACAATGGTTCAATGAAGGAAAATTAGTCTTGCTAGGAACAAACAAATATCCTAATACCGCAGACCAAATGAAGCATGATTTGGAGTTATACCCTTTCGTAAAAACCAATATTCGAAAAACAGAAATCGCTCCACTTATTTCAAAGAGACTTTCAGAAAAAGTAGAACAAGAACGCCTAGACAATGAAAAAGAGTAG
- a CDS encoding CvfB family protein: protein MLKLGEYQVLNILRETEPGLYLGNSEQDEVLLPHRYKPETFEIGDEVNAFVYLDYDERPVATTLTPYLTLNTFGYLHCADVNEYGAFMDWGVQKQLFVPFKEQARPMKVGNWYIVYLYLDEQTQRLVGSSKTNKYLSNENLAIDKFEEVDILVTHLTEKGANAIVNGKHHGLIYEADIFEDIRTGDRMKAYVKKIRNDNKIDLVLQHPGYRSIEPNANYVLDELKAAGGFLPLHDKSDPETIKNELGLSKKSFKKAIGSLYKDKQILIKEDGIELLASD from the coding sequence ATGCTGAAACTAGGAGAATATCAAGTACTTAACATTTTAAGAGAAACAGAACCCGGTCTGTATTTAGGTAATTCTGAACAAGACGAAGTGCTTTTGCCACACAGATACAAGCCAGAAACGTTTGAAATTGGTGATGAGGTAAATGCCTTTGTGTACTTAGATTATGATGAGCGGCCAGTGGCTACCACCTTAACCCCGTACCTTACTTTAAATACATTTGGATACTTACACTGCGCCGATGTAAATGAATATGGTGCCTTCATGGATTGGGGAGTACAGAAGCAACTGTTTGTACCTTTTAAAGAGCAAGCGCGCCCAATGAAAGTGGGTAATTGGTACATTGTCTATTTATATTTAGATGAGCAAACACAACGTTTGGTGGGGTCTAGTAAAACAAATAAGTACCTTTCTAACGAAAACTTAGCCATTGATAAATTTGAGGAAGTAGATATTTTGGTGACGCATTTAACTGAAAAAGGAGCCAACGCTATTGTAAATGGAAAGCATCACGGACTTATATACGAAGCAGATATTTTTGAAGACATTCGTACTGGTGACCGCATGAAGGCGTATGTAAAGAAAATTCGAAACGATAATAAAATAGATTTGGTGCTACAACATCCTGGGTACCGAAGCATAGAACCCAACGCCAACTATGTTTTAGACGAATTAAAAGCGGCTGGTGGTTTCTTACCCTTACACGACAAAAGCGATCCAGAAACTATTAAAAATGAATTGGGTCTCAGTAAAAAATCTTTTAAAAAAGCCATAGGTAGTTTATATAAAGACAAACAAATTCTAATTAAAGAAGATGGCATTGAGTTACTAGCTAGCGATTAA
- a CDS encoding glyoxalase — protein sequence MLKLVQNGIRPCLDVKSKHGGDEFDILVNEENEVLLCLHKWGAHDHPTLEKPLNFKGNGLILYFRTKSLERCMQKAVGLGAQIESEIQGNSNSMKREFSLRDPDGYYITITEFHNYEG from the coding sequence ATGTTGAAGCTAGTTCAAAATGGTATCAGGCCATGTTTGGATGTAAAAAGCAAACACGGGGGCGATGAGTTTGATATTCTAGTTAATGAAGAAAATGAGGTTTTACTATGTCTTCATAAGTGGGGAGCGCATGACCATCCCACTTTAGAGAAACCATTGAATTTTAAAGGAAATGGGCTAATTCTATATTTCAGGACAAAAAGTTTAGAGCGATGTATGCAAAAAGCAGTAGGCTTAGGTGCCCAAATTGAATCTGAAATTCAGGGAAATTCCAATTCGATGAAAAGGGAGTTCTCGCTAAGAGATCCAGACGGCTACTACATCACAATTACTGAGTTTCACAATTACGAAGGTTAA
- a CDS encoding arsenate-mycothiol transferase ArsC, whose protein sequence is MKLTQLELFQDIQDVIENIKTETILEERKVALQPLTEFIQAKVSNGSKIRINFICTHNSRRSHLSQVWAQTMASYFNIDNVSCYSGGTEATALFPMVAETLENSGFEVKAISEGENPVYRIKYAANTHPIIGFSKELDDDFNPKSDFAAVMTCDSANEACPFVPGAQKRIPIMYEDPKVFDNTPQQAEKYKERSMQIATEMFYVFSQIESD, encoded by the coding sequence ATGAAATTAACCCAATTAGAGCTATTTCAGGATATTCAAGATGTAATTGAGAATATAAAGACTGAGACAATTTTAGAAGAGCGCAAGGTTGCCTTACAACCACTTACCGAGTTTATCCAGGCGAAAGTTTCCAACGGCTCGAAAATCCGCATCAATTTTATATGCACGCATAATTCTAGAAGAAGTCATTTGTCGCAAGTGTGGGCTCAGACCATGGCAAGTTATTTTAACATAGATAATGTGTCTTGTTATTCTGGGGGAACTGAAGCCACAGCTTTATTTCCGATGGTTGCAGAGACCCTTGAAAATTCGGGATTTGAAGTTAAGGCGATTTCCGAAGGTGAAAACCCTGTGTATCGAATTAAATATGCAGCTAATACGCATCCTATTATAGGATTCTCGAAAGAACTAGATGATGATTTCAATCCGAAATCTGATTTTGCGGCTGTGATGACATGCGACTCTGCCAATGAAGCATGTCCGTTTGTTCCGGGTGCTCAAAAGCGAATTCCGATAATGTATGAAGATCCGAAAGTGTTTGACAATACGCCTCAACAAGCTGAAAAGTACAAGGAGCGAAGCATGCAAATTGCAACAGAAATGTTTTATGTATTCTCACAAATTGAGTCAGATTAA
- a CDS encoding DUF6428 family protein produces the protein MKLSEIKSQLSTLETIAFMLPNGELVPNHFHVTEVGKITKNFIDCGGTVRKEEVVNFQLWNANDYDHRLHPEKLVKIIELSEKVLGIEDLEIEVEYQGDTIGKFGLDFDGTNFLLTTKKTDCLAKDQCGIPVEKPKLQLADISDEPCCSPDGNCC, from the coding sequence ATGAAATTATCTGAAATTAAATCGCAGTTAAGTACCTTAGAAACCATTGCGTTTATGTTGCCGAATGGGGAGTTGGTTCCCAATCATTTTCATGTGACGGAGGTAGGGAAAATCACAAAAAACTTTATCGATTGTGGCGGTACTGTTCGTAAGGAGGAAGTTGTAAACTTTCAACTATGGAACGCTAACGATTACGACCACAGATTGCATCCAGAAAAATTGGTTAAAATTATAGAGCTTTCAGAAAAGGTGCTAGGTATTGAAGATTTAGAAATAGAGGTGGAGTATCAAGGTGATACGATTGGGAAATTTGGACTTGATTTTGACGGAACGAATTTTCTTTTAACCACAAAGAAAACAGATTGTTTGGCGAAAGACCAGTGTGGTATCCCTGTTGAAAAGCCTAAGCTTCAACTAGCCGATATAAGTGATGAGCCATGTTGTTCACCAGATGGTAACTGTTGTTAA